GTGCAGCCTCAGACTTTTTCTTTCTCTTCACACTTGGTTTTTCATATGCCTCGTGTTTACGAGCTTCTGCGCTTAGACCTGCCTTTTGACAAGAACGCTTGAACCGGCGGAGTGCGGCATCAAGGGATTCATTTTTACCAACTCTGACTTCACTCATTGTCTATCCCTCCCTCCACTGGATCATCACAAATATACTTTATTATTATACTGGATGAAGGAAATTGCGTCAAGCCAACTTTCACGGC
This Desulfosporosinus orientis DSM 765 DNA region includes the following protein-coding sequences:
- the rpsU gene encoding 30S ribosomal protein S21, which translates into the protein MSEVRVGKNESLDAALRRFKRSCQKAGLSAEARKHEAYEKPSVKRKKKSEAARKRKFK